The Paenibacillus spongiae nucleotide sequence TTATATGTTGTCGGATCAGGATAAATGGTTCTCTGAAGAAAAGAACCTCACCGTTAACAATTGCGGCGAGGTTCTTGCAGCATCGATCAATTCGCGTACTCACTTCAGTATCCGAGAATCGGTATTCATAGCAATCGACATGGTAGATAACGTTTGTTCAGGCTCCTACAACGTCTTCTGCGTGCGAAAAAATCGGACGGATAGCGGCTCCATCCAGATGCTGCGTACCGCTTCATCCGTAAAAAGATCGAACAATTGCAAATCGGTATGAAGCTTTACCTCCGTTCCATCCAGATTGCCGCTAATAATCCCGAGCAGTCCTTCGCCATCTTCGCCTTCGTAATAAATCGGTCCAACATTCGGACAATCCTCGATCCAAATCGGGAGAGACTCGCGCATAAGCCACTGCGCTACCTTGGCGACCATATACGCCCGGCATCGGTGAAGAAACTGAAAGGACGTAATCGGAACGGTGAACAACGCAACCCGGCCGCCAAGCTCATTCTCGAACAACACAACGCCCGGGGCCAATTCGTTCAGATGATCGTCCATTAGCATGGATATGGCTCTTGCATCAGGAGCGATATGAACATGAAGAGGAAGCTTCCCTTGTTTTTTGCTTTCTGACCAATTCGTCGTTTGCAAATTACCCGCGAATGGTCCGGTAAACTCATTCATTCCGAATTGCTCCACACTGAAACCGTCCACAAACCCGCTTGGCTTACAGCCCAAATACGGGCCGAATCCGCGGTTGTGCAAGTTTTCGAAGGCGAGTCCGTCGAGCATCAGTCCGCCGGCTAGCAGCTTCATTATTTCGGCTTCGTCATAGCATTGAACGGCATCGCCGAAGATGAGATTCCCCTTCCCTTGTTGAAACTGTACGGGAATGCCAAACTGCGGCAAATAGTTATCCGGATCCCGGTTTGGCATCACGTCTTCCAGCAATCCGCGCCGGCTCACTTGATGCAGGGCGGTATCCTTCCTCCACGGGAGGCCGAATCCGACCATCCTCTTCCCTTTTCTTGCCGCTTGGATCGTCTCCAGACGTTCCTTCTCTTCGATTAGAAGACGAAGAAAATCCGGTTCCTGCCCATAAGGGGTGGCCAAGTAATCATACAGATTAAGGGTAAAGCCTTCGGCCCCCGCCAACGCATGAAGCTCAAGCTGCAGCTTCGTGATGCGGATGCTCTTGGTGAACCGCGAATGCGGATAGTTCTCCACTTCACTCACGATCTGAATGTCTTCACCTACCGTGCTCATGCTCAAGGCCATAACCTGGTGAATGGTGAACAAATCGCCATGGATCGAATCGCTATAGCTGCAGCCTGCAGGGCGTGAGAGCGGTCTTCGGCTTCCGGCAAATTCCCGCAGCAGCACATCCATATCCCGCCCCTGCAAGGAATGCGCCGGTTCCCCGGAATTCATCAAACCGAGGCGTGTCAGAGGATTTACTTGCTCCACGGCCGCACGCATTCGTCTTGCCGCCGCGAGCTGCCCTTCGAAATTGATCTGCATCCATGCTTCCTTGATCCGAATATGCTCCGGGGTTGTGCCGCTAACGGCATGCATCAAGCTCTCTGCGGTCAATTCAGCCCCGCATCTCTCCGCGGTCCGGCGCACATGGATCGGACAGAAGCAGCCATACTGCACACCATGGTTCAAGCTTCTGAAGTCGTCGTCTATGAACAATTTATCCGGCCCGGCTGCGGCATACATGGCGCATACATCCGCTGCATAGGCCTGCCAATCCTCATCCAATAAACAATATGTAGCATGCCGTTCACGCAAATCTTCACCAACGAATTTCTGATAAGGCAGTATATACTTCGCATCTACGTCACCATCCGAATGGCCAGCCAGCATAATGATATTAATACTGAACACGATATTCGCCTCGCGGAGCGATTCCGCCATATGCCGGTAAATCGCAGCCATCGTGCGATGTCGATTCATTAGAAACGGAACCGGTATAATATGCGATGACAGCTCCTTGAGAATGACTTCTTCGATGTCCGCTTCCTCGCACAGCTTGATGATCTCTTGAAGCTGCCTCTCCCAGGTTTGCTCCAATATTACGGCTCTTAACATATAACTCATATGAACGATCATCTGCCCTTCTTCAATGGATCATGCATTCATTGCAGTACGCATACCTCGGGCTAAATATCGAATCGATTGGCTCCGTTCCCAAGAACACCTATTTTCATCTTCACCTCCTGAATGAGTTCGTCTTGCCGAGCGGTCATATGCTCCAAGATTCGGTATCATTAGACGCATATCCTGCCTAAGCGATGGAGATATTCAGATTATTCAGTATTTTCATAATGGACGGATAAAGGAAACGCAGATGATATGGCTTTGGCCCATAAGAAAAGGACGATCCCGCAAGCGAGACCGTCCTTATTTCCCCGTATCTTAACAGATCTTTTCCTTCTGCCATCGTACATTCTCGTCCCAGTCGGAGAGCACAAGCGGAAGCTCTGTCCAGTAATACTGCAGCTTCTCATTGACCCAGCCCTCATATACTTCCTCCCAGGGCAGCGCCGCTTCGCCGCCATGGGCTTGGAGCGAGCCGCGGTCGATCGGCAGATGGACCGGCTGATAGCGGAAATCGCAGGATAGCCGGATCTGGTTGCCCTGCCGGTTCGGAAGGGCCTTGTGCACGGTATGGCTGTGAAAAATAACAACGTCCCCCAGCTCATAATCGCCTTCCGCCCATTCCAGATCCATGTTGCACAATACCGACTCCAGCCCGCCTGCGCCGCCATGATTCGTTACGCCCAGCACGCCGGATTTATAGCTTCCCTCCAGCATCGCCAATCCACCCAGCTCGCGAGGGCAGTCGCCCAGCGGAAACCAGGCGGTCCAGGTCGCGGGCGTCCCTTGGATATGGATAAAATCCTGATGGGAAGGGGTAGCCTTTAGCTCCCGGTGAGGCATTACAATTCGGGCAATATTCCGCGGATGAGGCAGAACCTCGCTGCCGAACAATATGCGGAAGGCCTGAAGCAGCGCGGGCTGGTGAGCCAGCTGATGGAATGCTTCGATCCGTTGGACCTGTTTATATAATTCCCAAGGCACTCCGTAGCCCCGGAAGGATTCCAGTGGGAGTTTGTTTACCGCCTCATAGTCGCCTATGCCCTCTTCAATCGCATGCCGGCTGTCCAATAAGCCCCATTGCCGCATAACGTCGAGCATTCGGTAACGCACCTGCCGTAATTCATCCTTGTCGAGCAGTCCCTTGAAGAACAGATAACCGTCCTTCTCCGCTCTTTCCCTCAAAACTTCCGGCTGCGCCAGCAAAGGCACCGCATCCTTGAATGTCCGGGTCGCAGCTTTCTTGTCGTTATCCGGTATCGCACTCATCGCTTAAGCCTCCTCTTCTTCTTACCTCCCATCATAGTAAAAAGAAGAGGGGTTGGCTTTAGCTTTTTCCTTGAAATGTTGCACTCTACAGGACGGCTGCCGGCGTACGCTCTTCCGCAGCCTTAACCTCCAGCTGTGCCTGGGCGGCAGCGATTCTGGCAAGCGGTACACGGAATGGGGAGCAGCTGACATAGTTCAAGCCCGTGCGCTGACAGAACAGGATGGAAGCCTTGTCTCCGCCATGCTCGCCGCAAATCCCTGTCTTCAGAGACGGCTTTACCGTTCTTCCTCCTGCAACTGCCATCTCAATCAACTGTCCGACGCCGTCGGTGTCCAGCACCTGGAACGGATTCTGCGGGAGAAGCTTCTGATCGAGGTAGCGGGTCAGGAATTTGCCTTCCGCATCGTCCCTGCTGTATCCGAAGGTCATCTGCGTCAAATCGTTCGTACCGAAGGAGAAGAAGTCCGCATACTGTACAATTTGTTTGGCCGTAAGCGCAGCCCGCGGCACTTCAATCATCGTACCCACTTTATACGCAAGGACCTTGCTCTTCTCCGCGCCCAGAATCCGCTTTGCAATCTCTTCAATCCGCCCGCGAATCAATTGCAATTCGGCGGCATGACCTACCAGAGGAACCATCAGCTCGGGACGAACGTCGATGCCTTCGGCCATGCACGTATCGGCCGCCAGGAAAATCGCTTCGATTTGCATATCATAAATTTCAGGGTATACGATACCCAGTCTGCAGCCACGCTGACCCAGCATCGGATTCGTCTCGTGAAGCAGCCGAACCTTGCGGATCAGAACCTGCAGTTCTTTCTTCTTCGCAGGCGTCTCCGGATCCTCGCCGTTCAACTGGCTGAGCTGGCGCAGGAGCTCTTCGATGTTCGGCAGAAATTCATGCAGCGGCGGATCCAATAGACGGATCGTCACCGGGAGTCCGTCCATGTTCCGGAAGATCCCCTCGAAGTCGGCTTGCTGCATTGGCAGCAGCTGTGTCAGAGCGCGGTTGCGTTCGCCGATATTGTCGGCCAATATCATCTGCTGCACGACTGGAAGTCTCTCCGGCGCGAAGAACATATGCTCCGTCCGGCAGAGGCCGATGCCTTCCGCTCCGAAGCGTCTGGCGGTTTCCGCATCCTTCGGATTATCCGCATTGGTGTAGACCTGAAGCGTCCGGATTTCATCCGCCCACTCCAGCATTTGCGTCAATTCCGGCGTCATCTCGGCTTCGCGCAGCGGAATACTTCCTTCTATAACACGGCCAGTGGTGCCATCCAGCGTAACCCAGTCGCCTTCCTTGAGCACATGGCCGGCGATCTGCATCGCTTTCTCCTTCTCCATAAATTGAATGCCTTCGCAGCCGCAGATACACGGCGTTCCCATGCCGCGCGCAACGACGGCGGCATGGCTCGTCATCCCGCCTCTGCTTGTCAGGACGCCCTCCGAAGCGATCATGCCGTGAATATCTTCCGGTGTCGTTTCCTGCCGGGCCAGTATGACCCGTTTGCCCATCCGGTTCCATTCCACGGCCGTATCGGCATCGAAGACGACCTGGCCGGTCGCGGCACCCGGAGAAGCCGGCAGACCGGTTGCGAGCACCTGTGTAATTTTACTCTCGTCCATACCTCTGTGCAGAAGCTGATCCAGATGAGAAACTTCGATACGGCGCAGCGAATCCTCTTTGCTGATGCTTCCTTCCGAGACGAGATCGACGGCGATTTTCATTGCGGCTTGCGCATTGCGCTTGCCGCTGCGGGTTTGAAGAAGGTACAGCTTGCCGTTCTCCACCGTAAATTCGATATCCTGCATATCTTTATAATGGCGTTCAAGCTGCTTGGCAACGGAATACAAATGATTATATACAGCCGGCATTTCGTTCTCCAGCGCGGCGATCGGCATCGGCGTTCTTACCCCGGCGACCACATCCTCGCCCTGCGCATTAACGAGATATTCGCCGAACAGAACGTTCTCGCCGTTAGACGGATTCCGCGAGAAAATAACGCCAGTACCGCTATCATCTCCCATATTGCCGAATACCATGCTTTGGATGTTGACTGCCGTTCCTTGATGATCGGGAATTTGATGCACTTTACGGTAGATCTGGGCTCTCGGGTTGTGCCAGGAGCGGAATACAGCTTCTACGGCCAAGTAGAGCTGTTCATTGACATCCTGCGGAAACACCCGTCCGGTCTTCTGAAGGATGCAGGCTTTATAGGAAGCAATAAGACGCTGCCAGCCTTCGACGGTTATGGCTTGATCCAGCTCCGTCCCTTCCTGCTGCTTCAATTCATGCAGGAGACGTTCAAAGTGAAAGCCTTCTATATTGAGCACGACATTGCCGTACATCTGGATAAAGCGTCTGTAGCAGTCATAGGCAAATCGGGCATTATGCGTATGGTTGGCCAAGCCTTCGACCGTTGCATCATTCAATCCGAGATTCAAGACCGTATCCATCATGCCGGGCATGGAGGTTACCGAACCGGATCGCACCGAAACGAGCAGCGGATTGCACGAATCGCCGAAGACCTGCCCTTTCTCAAGCTCGAGCCGCTTTAAAGCTGCGGCGATTTGTCCGCGAAGCTCCTCGGTGGTCTGTCCGCCCTGCTCATAAAAATCCCGGCAGGCCTCGGTCGTTACCGTAAAGCCGGGCGGAACCGGAAGTCCGAGCCGGACCATCTCCGCCAGATTAGCCCCCTTGCCACCTAATAGATGAAGCATCTGAGCATGGCCTTCCTGAAAAGCAAATACTTGTTTATGCGGCACTCCTGACATCCTCAATGTCCTCCTTTAGCAAGCTGTTGGCAGGGTTCGCTCTGACATACCCCATAAAATTTCTTGACACCGTTAGTAGGAATCGTACCGATCAGACAGCCGCAATATTTGCACAGTATCGCACCCAACTCCAGCTTCCGTTCCTTCCCGCTAATCACCATTTTATTGATATTCATCCCCTGTTTCCCTCCCCAACAACTTTAGTACAACATAAATATATCAAAAACTTATTTAATGCACAATATATTTATTTATGATGCACTAAATATTTTTCAATCGCTAAGTTCACTCTTGATTATGCACCAATATGATACTCATATTCGGATAGTAAAATGAAAATGACGACCCAATAGGCCGTCATTTGTACATCATTATGAACCGCGAACAAATAAAAAAACTCCAAATCTGCCGCGCACAGATTTGGAGTCCGGCTATCAAGAGGATTTTCGTTCCAGAGAAGTCTCATCATTCGCTTGCATATAGACTATGCGGTCGCAGATCGCATCCGCGTCTTCTTTGTCATGTGTCACAAGTATCGAGGTCATATTCGCGGCGCTTAGTATGTGCCGTAATTCGGACCGGATCTCGCCTCTCAAATTCGCATCCAGATTGCTGAACGGTTCATCCATGAGCAGTAGAGCAGGCTCGGGCGCAAGCGCCCTTGCGAAGGCGACACGCTGCTGCTGCCCGCCGCTTAGCTCATGCGGGTAACGTTTGCCATAGTCCTGAAGCTTGACCAGCTCCAGCATCTCGTCCAAACGCGCTGCGCGGTCCTTCTTGGACAAACGGTGCAGGCCAAAGACTATATTCTGAGCAACGGTTAGATGAGGGAACAATCCATAATCCTGAAATACCATGCCTATCCCTCGCGATTCAGGGTTAACGAACTTCTTCGCGTCCACCATCGTCGTACCGTTGATGACGATTTTGCCCGAGGCCGGCTCTTCGAGCCCGGATATGAGCCGCAGCAGGGTGCTCTTTCCACAGCCGCTCTGTCCAAGCACGCCTACCGATTCCCCTTTATCCATCCGCAGCGAAAAATGGCGCAGCACCTTTCGGCTTCCTTTGTCATATTGAAAAGAAACGTCGGTCATTTCAAAAAAGGTCATTTTGAGTTCTTCTCTCCTAACCAATGGTAGAAAAAGACGGAAATCATGCCTACCGCGATAATAAATAACGAAGGAACGGACGCTTGATGAATTTGTTCGTCGCTTGCATACTGATAAGCTTTAGTTGCCAATGTATCGAAATTAAAAGGACGCAGCAGCAGGGTGAGCGGCAGCTCCTTCACAATTTCCATGAATGTCAGAATACAGCCGGTTAGCAGCGCGCCCTTGATCAAAGGCAGATCGACCTTGAAGAAGGTTCGCGTCATCCCGAATCCAAGCAGGCGGGAAGCTTCCGTATACCGGTTTCCCGTTTTCTCGAATCCCGCTTCCACCGCGTTATACCCGACCGCCAGAAAACGGATGACGTAAGCGAATATGAGCATTGCAATCGACATGCTGAGTACCAGCTTGCCCTTGCCTAACCCCAGCCAAGCATAGAAGCCGCTGAGCTGTTCATCGAAGGAAATGAATACGGCCAGCACGCCAATCGACAGAACCGCGCCGGGAACCGAATAGCCCATTGAGATCAGCTTGGAGAGAACAAGCGTAAACAGTGAGCGCCCGGTCCGAACGACATTGGCTGAGATAATGGCAAACAGCATAAGAATAGCGATAGCAATCGCAGACACGGACAGCGTATTCATGAGCATTTCCGCGAACTTGGCATTCAGGACGTCCTTATAGGTCCACTTGGCCCATACGATTAGCTGCACCACCGGTATGAGAAAGGACAGCGATACGATAACAGCGCCGAAGCCAAAAGCGGCCCAAGCGGGCAGGCCGCGCAATCTTCTTCTCGATAACGGGCTCGACCTGTTCGTTGAAGCATTATATTTTTTCCGTTTGCGAAGCAGCCGCTCGATCAGGAACACGCCGATGATGACGCTCATGAGCCAGGCCGCCAACCGGATAGCCGATTCGACGTCGTACATGCCGAACCAGGTGGTGAAGATCGCGGTCGTGAACGACTGAATGCCAAAATGCTTGGTCACGCCGAAGTCGTTCAACACCTCGAAAGCGACAAGACTTACGCCTCCTATAATCGCCGGCTGTGCCAGAGGAATCACGATCCGGAAGAAAATATGGAACGGATTTTTTCCGAGCAGTCTCGCATTCTCGATAAATGAAGCGCTCTGCTTCTCGAAGAATGATCGCGTAATCAAATAGACATAAGGGAACAAAAACATCGTAAAAATAAAAATAGCGCCCTTCATCGACATGATGTCAAAATACTTCTGATCCGGAGTCCAGCCCAGCACATTGCGCATAAAAACTTGAACGCTCCCGGTGTAGCTGAGCATAGAGCCGTACGTATATGCGGCTATATATGGAGGAATGGCCAGCGGCAGCACAAACGCCCAGGAGAAAAATCTCCTGAGCGGGAATTCGTATGCTGCAACGAGCCAGGCCAGCGTTACGCCGATCAAGACGGTTAACGTTCCCGTCCCCAGCACCAGCCATAACGACTGAAGCGCATAGTCCTTCAGCATGTATTGCTGAATATGCTGCCAATTCTCATTGGGCTTCTGGAACAGGCCCACGAGAATATATAGAGACGGAAGAAGGGCCACGAAGGCCCCAATTACGCTTATGATCACCCAAGCATTGCTTCTCCGTTGTATTCTCCGCAGCCATGAAACAACATTCATTTTTATTTCCAGCCTACTTTATTAAGGATTTCGGTCGCCTTCTTGTTGTGCTCTCCCAGCTTCGCATAATCGATTTGTTGGGATTTGAATTCGCCCCACGATTTCAGCAGCTCCGGTTTGTCCGCCGCTTGGTTGACCGGGAATTCGTAGCTTCCTTGCGTAAGGATCGTTTGTCCTTCCTTGCCTGTCATGAACTCGATCAGCTTGATGGCATTCTCTTTATTCTTGGCATGCTTGGTCAGTCCAATGCCGCTAATATTCAGATGCGTGCCGGTCGTGTCCTGGTTAGGGAAGAATACGCCGATGTTCTCGGCTACCTTCACTTCTTCCGCATCCTTGGAATTCAACATTTGACCGACGTAGTAAGTATTCATGATCGCGACATCGCCGACTTTGGCAGCGATAGCCTTGGCTTGGTCGCGGTCTCCGCCTTCAGGATCGCGCGCAAAGTTGTTGACGATGCCCTTAGCCCACTCTTCAGCCTTCTGCTCCCCGTTCAGTTCGACAAAGGAGGCCAGGAGCGACTGATTATATAAGCTTGAAGAAGAGCGTGCCAGCACCTTTCCTTTCCACTTATCGGTCGCGAGATCCTCGTAAGTGGACAGCTGCTCCGGCTTCACGCGATCCTTCGCATAGACGATAACGCGTGCGCGGGTTGCAACGCCAACCCAGTTGTTATCCTTGTCGCGCCATTGCTCGGGAACGTTCTGTTCCACAGTCGCGGATTCGATCGGCTGAAGAACGTCATTCTGCTTCGCGTAATTCAACACGCCGCCATCAACGGTAACGAACAAGTCCGCTTCGGAGCTTTCGCCCTCGCGCTTCAAACGCTCTACAAGCTCCTCTGCCGTTCCCTTGACCTCATTGACCTTAATGCCTGTCTGCTTCGTAAATTCTTCATAGATAAGACTGTCTACATCATAATGCCGTGCAGTAAAGACGTTGACGACTTTGTCTTTGCCTGACCCTTCCGTAGTATCTTCGGGTTTCTTCTCATCATTCGCCGTATTCGGTGCCGTATTTCCTTTTACCGCTGTGCCGTTGTTCTCGGCATTAGAGCCGCAGCCGGTCATAAATACGAGTGTCATCATGACCATAAGCATGATGCCGACAGTATACTTTTTCATTTCCCTTCCTACCCCGCAATCGTTTTAATAATAATCCATTAGCAGCTGTACTTCTTTGCAATTAATACTCATTCTCATTTGAAGCTTTGAAGCAACGTCGATTCAATTGATAATGAATATCATTACCAAGCGCATCGACTATTGCCTATTGTAACGGACTAAAATGAGAAAATGATGTGAAAACAAAAAAATTATTCATTTTTTTGCACATCATACTGCTTTATCAGACAAACCGAAACGGTCGTGCCCACATTCACCTTGCTGTATAGCGTGATTGTTCCCTTGTAACGTTCCGTCAGACGTTTGGCAATCGCCAATCCGAGGCCGTGCCCGCCCTGTTCGCCGCTTCTCGCTTTGTCCACACGGTAGAACCGGTCCAAGACGAATGGCTGATCCCCTTCAGGGATCCCCATGCCGCAGTCGGTTATTGCTAGACATACCATGTCTTTGTCCATTGCACCGCGTACCGTGATCATTGCGCTTTCCGGCGAATATTTAACCGCATTATCCAGCAGGATAAGAAGGATTTGCTCCAAATGCTGCGCGGTAATTGTGAGTGCGACATCCTTGATCGCTTCCAGATCAACTTCAATGCGAGCCTCCGGATGAAGAACTTCAACGTTTCTGACCATCGTTCGGATAATCTGTTCCGGATTGGTGACCACCGCTTTCTCATCGATGCCGCCTTGCTCAGCCCGCGTCAGCATAAGCAGCTCCTCCACGAGTCCCTTCAAACGGGACGTCTCTAGAATCGAGGCTTCCAGCGATTCCTCCAATATAGCCGGGTCCGTCTTGCCCCAGCGCTGCAGCATCGATAGATGCCCTTCTACGATGGCGACCGGTGTTCTCAATTCATGAGATGCATCCTCAACGAACTGTCTCTGCTGCTTAAACGACTGTTCCACTTGATCCATCATTTCGTTAAACATCTTCATGAGCGTGGAGATCTCATCCTGATTGTCGCCGATCCTCACCCGTTCGTGCAGTCCTTTTTGTTTCACATTCCGCATCGTTTCCGCCATCGACTGCAGCGGCCTGAGCAGCTGCCGCGCAAGCAGCATGCCGCCTAATCCGCTTAAGATGACGGCTCCTATGCCGCATAGGATCATGACATAGAGAATATCCTTCGTTAATTCATGGAAGACCTGCGTGCTCTTCACGATCTCGATCGTCCCGTTGAATTGAAATATCGTCAAGGGACTCCTCATGATAAGCAGCCGGTGGTCCTTGAACGTCCCTTCTTCAAGCGAAGGCCGCGTGACCGCCTTCGGTTCGACCCACTCCACAGGCAGATCATTGGATACGACGATAATCGGCGTGCCGTTCTCATCCAGAACCCGTAGAAATTGATCCTGGCGATTCACCTTTTCCAGAAAACTGCGTATTTCGGCCTTATCGCTCTCTCCGAAGGAAGCTTCCTTCTCCAGAAAATAGTTTAAGATTTCCCGCATATCTTGTTCCGTACGAGTCTCTTCCCGCTTGAGCATCCATTGTTCGACGAATACATACTGCACCGCATTATAGGCTGCGAACAGAAGAAAGAGCAGCAAGGCCGAAGCGATCGTCAGTCTCCACTTGACCGGCATGCGAGAGAATGGGAACGCCATCGACGGTCTCTTCATTGCCGCATCACGTATCCGATCCCGCGCAGCGTTTGAATGCAGCTGACTTCGTTAGCGCTGTCGATCTTATTCCGCAAATATCGGACATATACATCCACGACATTCGTATCGACTGCCGCCTCGAATCCCCACACTTTATCCAAGAGGGCCTCGCGTGTTAATACCCGGTTCACATTCTCCATGAACGTGACGAGAAGCCCATACTCTCGCTTCGTCAAGTGGATCTGCTCCTCCCCTTTCCGGACTACTCTGGAATCCAGATTGACGCTCAGGTCTTGAAAAACGAGCAGTGGCGCAGTCGCTTCAACAACGGCATCCTCCTGCCTTCTAAAGATGACCCGAATGCGGGCTAACAATTCTTCGATCGCAAACGGCTTCGTCATATAATCATCGGCCCCATGGTCGAGACCGGATACCCGGTCTACGACGCTATCCTTGGCCGTCAGCATAATAATCGGCGTTTTTTTGACGGAACGTATTTGACGGCATACTTCGATGCCATTTAATTTCGGAAGCATCAGATCGAGGAGAATGACATCATAGTCCTCTCTCAGCGCAAGAGACAGCCCCTGTTCCCCGTCGGTTGCCACCTGAACGTCGTAGGACTCGTGCTTAAGCTCCAGCTCAATAAATCGCGCCATATTTTTTTCATCTTCAACGAGTAATATTTTTTTCATCATTGACCCGGAAAAACTCCATCCATTGAGAAGAATTATCAGAATTTACCGTATTCAGTTTAATACATTCGCAATAGACGTTCAACTATGCATGTATTTATTGATACCTATACAGAAAGGCTGCCGGAAAATCGGCAGCCCGTTTATGTCATTTTGCTCCACTCACCCTGACCTTATAATAGGGGGAGACGATCGCCGGTTTCCCGGCTTGGTTAACCAATTCAGCCTCGTCCGTCAGACCTGCATCCCGCTTCGCGAGTATGTCCACCAGCCTCCGTCTCCAGTGCTGCAGCCGGCGCTGCTCCTCCGGACGGTCCGCCAGATTCCGGCATTCTCCCGGATCCGTCTGCAGATCGAATAGCTGCTCGCTCCCCAGCCGCGGGAACCACATATACTTCATTTTGCCATCCGTCAGGAAGTGCATCTCCTGCTCATCCGAGTAACAGGCGCAATGCTCGCCATGTACATATTCCCGCCAATCAGCAATCTCCGCATCCAGCATCAGCCCTTTCATGCTCCTGCCGTCAACCGTCTCCGGTATGTCCAAGCCGGCTATGTCCAATATCGTCGGCATCACATCCTGAATCGTGACCGGCTCGGTCACTCTGCCCTTCGCTTTGCCATAGGAGCGCGGCAGCCTGACGATCATCGGAATATGAGCGGATCCTTCATAGCCGTAGGTTTTGCGCCATAGATTGTGATCTCCGAGCATATCGCCATGGTCGGACAGAAACACGATCATCGTGTTGTCGTACAGCCCTTCCCGCTCTAGGCATTGGATCAGCCGTCCGATCTGATGGTCAATATGATGAATAAGTCCGTAATAGCCCGCTCGGGCCCGACGGACCTCCTCCGGCTTGCGCACGCCCCGCCATGCGACGGGACTGACCGCATCCTCCGGTTTGTCATGA carries:
- a CDS encoding phytanoyl-CoA dioxygenase family protein; protein product: MSAIPDNDKKAATRTFKDAVPLLAQPEVLRERAEKDGYLFFKGLLDKDELRQVRYRMLDVMRQWGLLDSRHAIEEGIGDYEAVNKLPLESFRGYGVPWELYKQVQRIEAFHQLAHQPALLQAFRILFGSEVLPHPRNIARIVMPHRELKATPSHQDFIHIQGTPATWTAWFPLGDCPRELGGLAMLEGSYKSGVLGVTNHGGAGGLESVLCNMDLEWAEGDYELGDVVIFHSHTVHKALPNRQGNQIRLSCDFRYQPVHLPIDRGSLQAHGGEAALPWEEVYEGWVNEKLQYYWTELPLVLSDWDENVRWQKEKIC
- the ppdK gene encoding pyruvate, phosphate dikinase, giving the protein MSGVPHKQVFAFQEGHAQMLHLLGGKGANLAEMVRLGLPVPPGFTVTTEACRDFYEQGGQTTEELRGQIAAALKRLELEKGQVFGDSCNPLLVSVRSGSVTSMPGMMDTVLNLGLNDATVEGLANHTHNARFAYDCYRRFIQMYGNVVLNIEGFHFERLLHELKQQEGTELDQAITVEGWQRLIASYKACILQKTGRVFPQDVNEQLYLAVEAVFRSWHNPRAQIYRKVHQIPDHQGTAVNIQSMVFGNMGDDSGTGVIFSRNPSNGENVLFGEYLVNAQGEDVVAGVRTPMPIAALENEMPAVYNHLYSVAKQLERHYKDMQDIEFTVENGKLYLLQTRSGKRNAQAAMKIAVDLVSEGSISKEDSLRRIEVSHLDQLLHRGMDESKITQVLATGLPASPGAATGQVVFDADTAVEWNRMGKRVILARQETTPEDIHGMIASEGVLTSRGGMTSHAAVVARGMGTPCICGCEGIQFMEKEKAMQIAGHVLKEGDWVTLDGTTGRVIEGSIPLREAEMTPELTQMLEWADEIRTLQVYTNADNPKDAETARRFGAEGIGLCRTEHMFFAPERLPVVQQMILADNIGERNRALTQLLPMQQADFEGIFRNMDGLPVTIRLLDPPLHEFLPNIEELLRQLSQLNGEDPETPAKKKELQVLIRKVRLLHETNPMLGQRGCRLGIVYPEIYDMQIEAIFLAADTCMAEGIDVRPELMVPLVGHAAELQLIRGRIEEIAKRILGAEKSKVLAYKVGTMIEVPRAALTAKQIVQYADFFSFGTNDLTQMTFGYSRDDAEGKFLTRYLDQKLLPQNPFQVLDTDGVGQLIEMAVAGGRTVKPSLKTGICGEHGGDKASILFCQRTGLNYVSCSPFRVPLARIAAAQAQLEVKAAEERTPAAVL
- a CDS encoding GapA-binding peptide SR1P, whose product is MNINKMVISGKERKLELGAILCKYCGCLIGTIPTNGVKKFYGVCQSEPCQQLAKGGH
- a CDS encoding ABC transporter ATP-binding protein encodes the protein MTFFEMTDVSFQYDKGSRKVLRHFSLRMDKGESVGVLGQSGCGKSTLLRLISGLEEPASGKIVINGTTMVDAKKFVNPESRGIGMVFQDYGLFPHLTVAQNIVFGLHRLSKKDRAARLDEMLELVKLQDYGKRYPHELSGGQQQRVAFARALAPEPALLLMDEPFSNLDANLRGEIRSELRHILSAANMTSILVTHDKEDADAICDRIVYMQANDETSLERKSS
- a CDS encoding ABC transporter permease: MNVVSWLRRIQRRSNAWVIISVIGAFVALLPSLYILVGLFQKPNENWQHIQQYMLKDYALQSLWLVLGTGTLTVLIGVTLAWLVAAYEFPLRRFFSWAFVLPLAIPPYIAAYTYGSMLSYTGSVQVFMRNVLGWTPDQKYFDIMSMKGAIFIFTMFLFPYVYLITRSFFEKQSASFIENARLLGKNPFHIFFRIVIPLAQPAIIGGVSLVAFEVLNDFGVTKHFGIQSFTTAIFTTWFGMYDVESAIRLAAWLMSVIIGVFLIERLLRKRKKYNASTNRSSPLSRRRLRGLPAWAAFGFGAVIVSLSFLIPVVQLIVWAKWTYKDVLNAKFAEMLMNTLSVSAIAIAILMLFAIISANVVRTGRSLFTLVLSKLISMGYSVPGAVLSIGVLAVFISFDEQLSGFYAWLGLGKGKLVLSMSIAMLIFAYVIRFLAVGYNAVEAGFEKTGNRYTEASRLLGFGMTRTFFKVDLPLIKGALLTGCILTFMEIVKELPLTLLLRPFNFDTLATKAYQYASDEQIHQASVPSLFIIAVGMISVFFYHWLGEKNSK
- a CDS encoding Fe(3+) ABC transporter substrate-binding protein, whose translation is MKKYTVGIMLMVMMTLVFMTGCGSNAENNGTAVKGNTAPNTANDEKKPEDTTEGSGKDKVVNVFTARHYDVDSLIYEEFTKQTGIKVNEVKGTAEELVERLKREGESSEADLFVTVDGGVLNYAKQNDVLQPIESATVEQNVPEQWRDKDNNWVGVATRARVIVYAKDRVKPEQLSTYEDLATDKWKGKVLARSSSSLYNQSLLASFVELNGEQKAEEWAKGIVNNFARDPEGGDRDQAKAIAAKVGDVAIMNTYYVGQMLNSKDAEEVKVAENIGVFFPNQDTTGTHLNISGIGLTKHAKNKENAIKLIEFMTGKEGQTILTQGSYEFPVNQAADKPELLKSWGEFKSQQIDYAKLGEHNKKATEILNKVGWK